A DNA window from Allokutzneria albata contains the following coding sequences:
- the ilvA gene encoding threonine ammonia-lyase: MELVSLDRVQAAQKLLAGVVRHTPLELSGVLERLHGTPVYLKCENLQRTGSFKLRGAYVRIHGLSEEQRARGVVAASAGNHAQGVALAASLLGCQATVYMPTGAPLPKLAATRSYGAEVHLHGATVDEALTEAKLFAEKTGAEFIHPFDHNDVIAGQGTIGLEILEQLPDVRTILVGCGGGGLVGGVAAAVKAIKPDCRVIGVQAEQAATWPPSLANGSPLKLPEMHTIADGIAVGIPGEVTFAHVSALVDDILTVSEESLSRALLMCLERQKLVVEPAGAAAMAAVLDHPGRFPGPVAVVLSGGNVDPLLLLHVIQHGLNAAGRYLSLRVRVPDKPGSLGALLTRIGALGANVLDVEHTRVSGALALGEVVVALNLETRGAEHCQQVVTTLRQVGYTVSRQL; encoded by the coding sequence ATGGAGCTGGTCAGTCTCGACCGCGTCCAAGCGGCGCAGAAACTGCTCGCGGGCGTGGTCCGGCACACCCCGCTAGAGCTCTCCGGCGTGCTGGAGCGGCTGCACGGAACGCCGGTCTACCTCAAGTGCGAGAACCTGCAGCGCACCGGCTCGTTCAAGCTCCGGGGCGCTTACGTGCGCATCCACGGCCTCTCCGAGGAGCAGCGGGCGCGCGGGGTCGTCGCCGCGAGCGCGGGCAACCACGCGCAGGGCGTCGCGTTGGCCGCGTCGCTGCTCGGCTGCCAGGCGACCGTCTACATGCCGACCGGGGCGCCGCTGCCCAAGCTCGCGGCGACGCGGTCCTACGGGGCCGAGGTGCACCTGCACGGGGCGACCGTCGACGAGGCGCTGACCGAGGCGAAGCTGTTCGCGGAGAAGACCGGGGCGGAGTTCATCCACCCCTTCGACCACAACGACGTGATCGCCGGCCAGGGCACGATCGGGCTGGAGATCCTGGAACAGCTGCCCGACGTCCGCACCATCCTGGTCGGCTGCGGGGGCGGCGGACTGGTCGGCGGGGTCGCCGCGGCGGTGAAGGCGATCAAGCCGGACTGCCGGGTGATCGGCGTTCAGGCCGAGCAGGCCGCGACCTGGCCACCGTCCCTGGCCAACGGCTCCCCGCTGAAGCTGCCGGAGATGCACACCATCGCCGACGGGATCGCGGTCGGCATCCCCGGCGAGGTGACCTTCGCGCACGTGTCCGCGCTCGTCGACGACATCCTGACGGTCAGCGAGGAGTCGCTGTCGCGGGCGCTGCTGATGTGCCTGGAACGGCAGAAGCTCGTCGTGGAGCCAGCGGGCGCCGCGGCCATGGCGGCCGTGCTCGACCATCCTGGGCGGTTCCCGGGCCCGGTCGCGGTGGTCCTCTCCGGCGGCAACGTCGACCCGCTGTTGCTGTTGCACGTCATCCAGCACGGCCTCAACGCGGCGGGCAGGTACCTGTCGCTGCGGGTGCGCGTGCCCGACAAGCCCGGCTCGCTGGGCGCGCTGCTGACCAGGATCGGCGCGCTCGGTGCGAACGTGCTCGATGTCGAGCACACGCGGGTCTCCGGAGCGTTGGCCCTCGGCGAGGTCGTCGTCGCGCTGAACCTTGAGACACGGGGAGCCGAGCACTGCCAGCAGGTCGTGACCACACTGCGCCAGGTCGGCTACACCGTCTCCCGCCAACTCTGA
- the greA gene encoding transcription elongation factor GreA has protein sequence MVTVTETPVTWLTQDAHDRLKQELDEHIARRPVIAAEINARREEGDLKENGGYHAAREEQGQLEARIRQLQELLRSAKVGEAPSDSGVVQPGMVLTVRYEGDDETETFLLGAREEGSHGGLETYSPNSPLGKALLGAKKGETREYELPNGNKASVTLTSVKPYTG, from the coding sequence GTGGTAACCGTGACCGAGACCCCGGTGACTTGGCTGACCCAAGACGCGCACGACAGGCTCAAGCAGGAGCTTGACGAGCACATCGCCAGGCGCCCGGTGATCGCCGCGGAGATCAACGCTCGCCGGGAAGAGGGCGACCTCAAGGAGAACGGCGGCTACCACGCGGCCCGCGAGGAGCAGGGCCAGCTGGAGGCGCGGATCCGCCAGCTCCAGGAGCTGCTGCGCAGTGCCAAGGTGGGCGAGGCACCGAGCGACTCCGGGGTCGTGCAGCCCGGCATGGTGCTGACCGTGCGCTACGAGGGCGACGACGAGACCGAGACCTTCCTGCTGGGCGCCCGCGAGGAGGGTTCGCACGGCGGGCTGGAGACCTACTCGCCGAACTCGCCCCTGGGCAAGGCCCTCCTGGGCGCCAAGAAGGGCGAAACCCGGGAGTACGAGCTGCCCAACGGCAACAAGGCATCGGTCACCCTGACCTCCGTGAAGCCCTACACCGGCTGA
- a CDS encoding Lrp/AsnC family transcriptional regulator has protein sequence MTEGAQDDPLDALDALDARLLLLLTDEPRLGVLECSRRLGVARGTVQARLDRLVRRGVLGGFPPALDLAAMGYGLTAFAILEIAQGRRQEVAERLSAIDEVCEVHATTGQGDLLVRMVARNNDDLQRVIDEVVGADGVQRTSTSIALSTPIPPRVRPLLERLLTDS, from the coding sequence ATGACCGAGGGTGCTCAGGACGACCCGCTCGACGCGCTCGACGCGCTGGACGCGCGCCTGTTGCTGCTGCTCACCGACGAGCCCCGGCTGGGCGTGCTGGAGTGCTCGCGGCGGCTCGGGGTGGCGCGGGGGACCGTGCAGGCGCGGCTGGACCGGCTGGTGCGGCGGGGCGTGCTCGGCGGCTTCCCGCCCGCGCTGGACCTGGCCGCGATGGGCTACGGGCTGACCGCCTTCGCCATCCTGGAGATCGCCCAGGGCCGCAGGCAGGAGGTCGCCGAGCGGCTCTCCGCCATCGACGAGGTCTGCGAGGTGCACGCCACCACCGGCCAGGGCGACCTGCTGGTGCGCATGGTGGCGCGCAACAACGACGACCTGCAGCGGGTCATCGACGAGGTGGTCGGCGCAGACGGGGTGCAGCGCACCTCCACCTCGATCGCGCTGTCCACGCCGATCCCGCCGAGGGTGCGGCCGTTGCTGGAACGGCTGCTCACCGACTCCTGA
- a CDS encoding DUF4307 domain-containing protein translates to MPRWAQVSLLVFFLSLGVAATVIGFLNLGTQPISTERTAFLVLDDAHVKIDFQVIRDEPDRAAACVVRARSADGDEVGRKEVFVPPSRDLSLRTTVIRTSKRPVTGEVFGCSYQVPEYLAPTPRPSG, encoded by the coding sequence ATGCCCCGCTGGGCCCAGGTCTCACTCCTGGTGTTCTTCCTGTCACTCGGCGTGGCCGCGACGGTCATCGGCTTCCTGAACCTCGGCACCCAGCCGATCAGCACCGAGCGGACCGCCTTCCTGGTGCTCGACGACGCCCACGTCAAGATCGACTTTCAGGTGATCCGGGACGAGCCGGATCGGGCGGCGGCCTGCGTCGTGCGGGCCCGTTCGGCCGACGGCGACGAGGTCGGCCGGAAAGAGGTCTTCGTGCCGCCCTCGCGCGATCTTTCTTTGCGAACAACGGTTATCCGCACTTCGAAACGACCCGTTACCGGTGAGGTTTTCGGCTGCTCATACCAGGTCCCGGAGTATCTGGCACCTACCCCACGGCCAAGTGGGTGA
- a CDS encoding MMPL family transporter — protein sequence MSGTRARLIVLLAVLGVGLAAWVGADVAGHLSNGGYVAASAESERAERVLRETFGVERPNMLLHVTAPADESAVVRAGSDLTRRLAALPGVVSAHSYWNTGDPRLKAPGGGSAIVALRLGGDENAAQRTARQVVHDFTGHHGPLVIAATGEAPGNAEALDQGDADLVTAELTAAPVILLVLLLVFRTPLAALLPFVVGAVSVVSTMGVLRIVAEFTAVSTFALNITTLLGFGLAIDYSLFVLVRHREDGDVRSAARTVLFSAVTVAISVSALLIFPLYFLSSLAIAAIPVVLIAGVTSVTVLPALIVLCGQWMECGDLSRFLPRSTKGPIWGRLAGLIMRRPVSWAVPVVLGLLLLAAPFGHARFGLTDERILPPESPVRTTAVAIEREFGRGAFDPLTAVLIGVPDPGPYTALAGEPGVSTVDAEKRGDVHRVSIALSVPPYSNEGERLARKLSEMHPATGEVLRTGPSVAFAHTKDVLAERIPYALALVCVAMFLLLFLFTGGVLVAVKALLFGALSLTASFGAMVFIFQDGNLAWLVGDFTATGYLDVTVPVLMFCVAFGLSMDYEVFLLARIREEYLATGDNARAVVSGLAKTGSVISSAALLIGVVLLALVTSEMSVLKLLGLGLFLAVLVDAVLVRGVLVPAFMKIAGRANWWAPPLLRRVHARLGIKENQ from the coding sequence ATGTCGGGAACCCGTGCTCGCCTGATCGTGCTGCTGGCTGTCCTCGGTGTCGGGCTCGCCGCCTGGGTGGGCGCGGACGTGGCCGGGCACCTCTCCAACGGCGGCTATGTGGCGGCCTCCGCCGAGTCCGAGCGCGCCGAGCGGGTGCTGCGCGAGACGTTCGGCGTGGAGCGGCCCAACATGCTGCTCCACGTGACCGCTCCGGCCGACGAGTCCGCGGTCGTTCGAGCGGGGAGCGACCTCACTCGACGCCTCGCGGCCCTGCCCGGCGTGGTCTCGGCGCACTCGTACTGGAACACCGGGGACCCGCGCCTCAAGGCTCCTGGCGGCGGATCGGCGATCGTCGCGCTGCGCCTCGGCGGCGACGAGAACGCGGCCCAGCGCACCGCGCGGCAGGTCGTGCACGACTTCACCGGTCACCACGGTCCGCTGGTGATCGCGGCGACCGGTGAGGCTCCTGGCAACGCGGAGGCGCTCGACCAGGGTGATGCGGACCTGGTGACCGCTGAGCTGACCGCGGCGCCGGTGATCCTTCTGGTGCTGTTGCTGGTGTTCAGGACGCCGCTGGCCGCGTTGCTCCCGTTTGTGGTCGGGGCGGTCTCCGTGGTGTCCACGATGGGGGTGCTCCGGATCGTCGCCGAGTTCACCGCGGTCTCCACGTTCGCGTTGAACATCACCACGCTGCTCGGATTCGGTCTGGCGATCGACTACAGCCTGTTCGTCCTCGTCCGGCACCGCGAGGACGGCGACGTGCGCTCGGCCGCGCGCACGGTGCTGTTCTCGGCGGTCACCGTGGCGATCTCGGTGAGCGCGCTGCTGATCTTCCCGCTCTACTTCCTCAGTTCCCTTGCCATCGCCGCGATTCCCGTGGTCCTCATCGCGGGTGTGACGTCGGTGACCGTGCTCCCGGCACTGATCGTCCTTTGTGGACAGTGGATGGAGTGCGGTGACCTTTCCCGGTTCCTGCCGCGATCGACGAAAGGGCCGATCTGGGGCAGGCTCGCCGGGCTGATCATGCGACGGCCGGTGTCCTGGGCGGTTCCCGTGGTGCTGGGCCTGCTGCTCCTGGCGGCTCCGTTCGGCCACGCGAGGTTCGGCCTGACCGATGAGCGCATCCTTCCTCCGGAGAGCCCGGTTCGCACAACCGCGGTCGCCATTGAACGCGAGTTCGGCCGAGGGGCCTTCGATCCGTTGACGGCCGTGCTCATCGGAGTGCCGGACCCGGGGCCGTACACCGCGCTGGCCGGCGAACCAGGTGTGTCCACTGTGGACGCCGAGAAGCGAGGCGACGTGCACCGCGTCTCGATCGCGTTGTCCGTGCCGCCGTACTCCAACGAGGGAGAACGTTTGGCGCGCAAGCTTTCCGAAATGCATCCGGCGACGGGAGAAGTACTTCGCACCGGGCCGTCCGTCGCTTTCGCGCACACGAAGGATGTGCTCGCGGAGCGCATTCCTTACGCGCTCGCGCTCGTCTGCGTCGCGATGTTCTTGCTGCTGTTTCTGTTCACCGGTGGTGTGCTCGTCGCGGTGAAAGCATTGCTGTTCGGCGCATTGAGCCTCACCGCGAGTTTCGGTGCGATGGTCTTCATCTTCCAGGACGGCAACCTTGCCTGGCTCGTAGGTGATTTCACGGCCACGGGCTACTTGGACGTGACAGTCCCGGTGCTGATGTTCTGTGTCGCTTTTGGACTGTCCATGGACTACGAGGTCTTCCTGCTCGCCCGGATTCGTGAGGAGTACCTGGCCACAGGCGACAACGCCCGCGCGGTCGTGTCCGGGCTCGCCAAGACCGGGTCGGTGATCAGCTCCGCTGCGTTGCTCATCGGCGTGGTGCTGCTTGCGCTGGTGACCTCGGAGATGTCCGTGCTCAAGCTCCTCGGGCTCGGCCTGTTCCTCGCGGTCCTCGTCGACGCCGTGCTCGTCAGGGGAGTGCTCGTCCCCGCCTTCATGAAAATCGCGGGCCGCGCCAACTGGTGGGCTCCGCCCCTGCTTCGCCGGGTGCACGCCCGGCTCGGAATCAAGGAAAACCAGTGA
- a CDS encoding thioredoxin domain-containing protein gives MPNRLAESTSPYLLQHADNPVDWWPWGEEAFAEARRRDVPVLLSVGYAACHWCHVMAHESFEDEATAELMNANFVNVKVDREERPDVDAVYMEATQAMTGHGGWPMTCFLTPEGEPFHCGTYYPPAPRQGMPSFAQLLQAVGEAWRERGDEVREAAARIVAQLTEQASPLPVSTVDDSVLAGAVSRLMTDFDANNGGFGGAPKFPPSMVLEFLLRHHERTGSVEALTMVEDTYEAMARGGMYDQLAGGFARYSVDASWVVPHFEKMLYDNALLLRGYAHLARRTGSALARRVATETAEFLIGEMLTDEGAFAASLDADTEGVEGLTYAWTPAQLTDVLGEEDGAWAAHLLEVTEGGTFEHGMSTLQLCSDPDDAERWERVRAQLLGARKGRPQPARDDKVVTAWNGMAIAALADAGAALDRPQWIEAATSAADFLLSTNRLSGRLLRSSRGGVAGTAAGVLEDYGCLAEGLLALYQATTEPKWIDLAQQLLDTALDRFGDPNAVGVFYDTADDAEKLVRRPSDVSDNASPCGSSSLAGALLTASALVGAERAARYRDAAEHAISRAGLLAARAPRFAGWWLAVAEARERGPIQVAIVGAAGDERRQELARAALSALPGGALLLVGEPDEGPLLANRPLVDGGPAAYVCRGYVCDRPVTSVDEVLSALS, from the coding sequence ATGCCGAACCGGCTCGCCGAATCCACCAGTCCGTACCTGTTGCAGCACGCCGACAACCCCGTGGACTGGTGGCCCTGGGGCGAGGAGGCCTTCGCCGAGGCGCGGCGCCGCGACGTGCCGGTGCTGCTGTCCGTCGGATACGCGGCCTGCCACTGGTGCCACGTGATGGCGCATGAGTCCTTCGAGGACGAGGCCACCGCCGAGCTGATGAACGCGAACTTCGTGAACGTCAAGGTCGACCGCGAGGAGCGACCGGACGTCGACGCGGTCTACATGGAGGCGACGCAGGCCATGACCGGCCACGGCGGCTGGCCGATGACCTGCTTCCTGACCCCGGAGGGCGAGCCCTTCCACTGCGGCACCTACTACCCGCCCGCACCGCGCCAGGGCATGCCTTCCTTCGCGCAGCTCCTGCAGGCGGTGGGCGAGGCGTGGCGCGAACGCGGTGACGAGGTCCGCGAGGCGGCCGCGCGGATCGTCGCCCAGCTCACCGAGCAGGCATCCCCGCTTCCCGTGTCCACTGTGGACGATTCGGTGCTCGCCGGCGCGGTGTCGCGGCTGATGACCGACTTCGACGCGAACAACGGTGGTTTCGGCGGCGCGCCGAAGTTCCCGCCGTCGATGGTGCTGGAGTTCCTGCTGCGCCACCACGAGCGCACAGGCTCCGTCGAGGCGCTGACCATGGTGGAGGACACCTACGAGGCGATGGCCCGCGGCGGCATGTACGACCAGCTCGCCGGGGGTTTCGCGCGCTACAGCGTCGACGCGTCGTGGGTGGTGCCGCACTTCGAGAAGATGTTGTACGACAACGCTTTGCTGTTGCGCGGCTATGCGCACCTGGCCAGGCGGACGGGTTCTGCCCTCGCGCGCAGGGTCGCGACGGAGACCGCTGAGTTCCTGATCGGCGAGATGCTGACGGACGAGGGCGCTTTCGCCGCGTCGCTGGACGCGGACACCGAAGGCGTCGAAGGGCTCACGTACGCGTGGACGCCCGCTCAGCTGACCGACGTGCTCGGCGAAGAGGATGGCGCGTGGGCCGCGCACCTGCTCGAGGTCACTGAGGGCGGGACTTTCGAGCACGGCATGTCCACGCTCCAGCTGTGCTCGGACCCCGACGACGCCGAGCGGTGGGAGCGCGTCCGCGCCCAGTTGCTCGGCGCTCGCAAGGGGCGTCCGCAGCCTGCGCGCGACGACAAGGTGGTGACGGCGTGGAACGGCATGGCCATTGCGGCGCTGGCCGACGCGGGAGCCGCACTCGACCGTCCACAGTGGATTGAGGCGGCCACGTCGGCGGCGGATTTCCTGCTGAGCACGAACCGCTTGTCCGGGCGGCTGTTGCGGAGTTCCCGAGGAGGCGTCGCGGGGACCGCGGCCGGCGTGCTCGAGGACTACGGATGCCTGGCGGAGGGCTTGCTCGCGTTGTACCAGGCGACCACGGAGCCGAAGTGGATCGACCTCGCGCAGCAGTTGCTCGACACGGCGCTCGACAGGTTCGGTGATCCGAACGCCGTCGGTGTCTTCTACGACACGGCCGACGACGCGGAGAAGCTCGTGCGCCGCCCCTCGGACGTCTCGGACAACGCCAGCCCGTGCGGCAGTTCGTCTCTGGCAGGTGCGCTGCTGACGGCTTCCGCGCTGGTCGGAGCCGAGCGTGCCGCCCGCTACCGGGACGCCGCGGAGCACGCGATTTCGCGCGCGGGGTTGCTCGCCGCTCGTGCGCCGCGGTTCGCGGGGTGGTGGCTCGCGGTGGCGGAGGCGCGGGAGCGCGGACCGATCCAGGTCGCGATCGTCGGCGCGGCGGGCGACGAGCGACGTCAGGAGCTGGCGCGCGCGGCGTTGAGCGCGCTGCCGGGCGGTGCCCTGCTGCTCGTGGGCGAGCCGGACGAAGGTCCGCTGTTGGCGAACAGGCCGCTCGTGGACGGCGGCCCCGCGGCCTACGTGTGCCGCGGCTACGTCTGCGACAGGCCGGTGACCAGCGTCGATGAGGTCCTGAGCGCTCTGTCCTAG
- the mca gene encoding mycothiol conjugate amidase Mca has product MAEKLRLMTVHAHPDDESSKGAATTARYVAEGHEVMVVTCTGGERGSILNPAMESPEVEANMGEVRRKEMARAAEILGVQHRWLGFIDSGFPEGDPLPPLPEDCFALVPLEVSTEALVRVVREFRPHVMITYDENGGYPHPDHIRCHEVSVAAFDAAGDPDRFPDAGAPWQPLKLYYSHGFSRAKMTKFHEALLARDGESPYGEWLERWASDKPDVMERVTTQVECGDYFQQRDDALIAHATQIDPTSRWFAMPRDLERELWPTEEYELARSLVDTTLPEDDLFSGVHEKVSA; this is encoded by the coding sequence ATGGCTGAGAAGCTGCGTCTGATGACGGTGCACGCGCACCCGGACGACGAATCGAGCAAGGGCGCGGCCACGACGGCGCGCTACGTCGCCGAGGGGCACGAGGTGATGGTGGTCACCTGCACCGGTGGCGAGCGGGGCAGCATCCTCAACCCCGCGATGGAGAGCCCCGAGGTCGAGGCCAACATGGGCGAGGTGCGCAGGAAGGAGATGGCCCGCGCCGCCGAGATCCTCGGCGTCCAGCACCGCTGGCTGGGCTTCATCGACTCCGGGTTCCCCGAGGGCGACCCGCTGCCGCCGTTGCCGGAGGACTGCTTCGCGCTGGTCCCGCTGGAGGTCTCCACCGAGGCGCTGGTCCGCGTGGTCCGGGAGTTCCGGCCGCACGTGATGATCACCTACGACGAGAACGGCGGGTACCCGCACCCGGACCACATCCGCTGCCACGAGGTCTCCGTCGCCGCCTTCGACGCGGCGGGCGACCCGGACCGCTTCCCCGACGCGGGAGCACCCTGGCAGCCGCTGAAGCTGTACTACTCGCACGGGTTCTCCCGGGCGAAGATGACCAAGTTCCACGAGGCGCTGCTGGCCAGGGACGGCGAGTCGCCCTACGGGGAGTGGCTGGAGCGCTGGGCCTCGGACAAGCCCGACGTGATGGAGCGGGTCACCACCCAGGTCGAGTGCGGCGACTACTTCCAGCAGCGGGACGACGCGCTGATCGCCCACGCCACCCAGATCGACCCGACCAGCCGCTGGTTCGCCATGCCGCGCGACCTGGAGCGCGAGCTGTGGCCGACCGAGGAGTACGAGCTGGCCAGGTCGCTGGTGGACACCACGCTGCCCGAGGACGACCTCTTCTCCGGGGTGCATGAGAAGGTCAGTGCGTGA
- a CDS encoding MFS transporter, translating into MKKSTAATVASVAIATDMFAYGVAIPVLPRIAGTSPAQIGVLFAVYAATMLIATPLVGRVVDRHGTRKPMLVGLFGLAAATLLFAFAQSFTGMLVARALQGVAAAVSWTAGLALIAATHEPEVRGKVMGIALSSMSIGVLMGPIVGGLLADLFGTSAPFLCAAAVAFVDGLLRIFLVQDTETVREDSPKVWRHPATPALFGVTALGAGLIAFLEAVLPLRVVQGFGASPTTIGVLFAIATLVCALAAPIAGNLADRLPRIALAIGGAALAAVGLLIVAVAGSIWLTGVGLTVVAAGGQFVLAPTLTLIAELADAQSPPAYGAAYALYSVAYTNGLLVAPLLAGIGADVIGFTGILLTAAVLAVALALVLRPASRQG; encoded by the coding sequence GTGAAGAAATCGACAGCGGCCACGGTCGCGTCCGTCGCGATCGCGACCGACATGTTCGCCTACGGCGTCGCCATCCCCGTTCTGCCCCGCATTGCCGGAACATCACCCGCCCAGATCGGCGTCCTCTTCGCGGTCTACGCGGCCACCATGCTCATCGCGACGCCCCTGGTCGGTAGGGTCGTCGATCGGCACGGAACCAGAAAACCAATGCTGGTCGGCCTTTTCGGCCTCGCCGCCGCCACGCTCTTGTTCGCCTTTGCCCAGTCGTTCACCGGAATGCTCGTCGCGAGAGCCCTGCAAGGCGTGGCCGCCGCGGTCTCCTGGACGGCGGGCCTCGCGCTCATCGCCGCCACGCACGAGCCCGAAGTGCGCGGCAAGGTCATGGGAATCGCCTTGTCCTCCATGAGCATCGGCGTACTCATGGGACCGATCGTCGGCGGTCTGCTCGCCGACCTCTTCGGCACCAGCGCGCCCTTCCTGTGCGCGGCCGCTGTGGCCTTCGTGGACGGGCTCCTGCGGATTTTCCTCGTGCAGGACACGGAAACCGTGCGTGAGGACTCGCCGAAGGTCTGGCGTCATCCAGCGACACCCGCGCTGTTCGGCGTGACCGCGCTGGGGGCGGGGCTGATCGCCTTCCTGGAAGCGGTTCTCCCGCTGCGCGTCGTGCAGGGCTTCGGAGCGTCGCCGACCACGATCGGCGTGCTCTTCGCCATCGCCACACTGGTGTGCGCGCTCGCCGCGCCGATCGCCGGAAACCTGGCCGACCGCTTGCCGAGGATCGCGCTCGCGATCGGTGGCGCCGCACTCGCCGCGGTCGGCCTGCTCATCGTCGCCGTGGCCGGATCGATCTGGCTCACCGGCGTCGGGCTCACCGTGGTCGCTGCCGGCGGGCAGTTCGTCCTGGCGCCCACGCTGACCTTGATCGCCGAGCTGGCCGATGCCCAGTCACCGCCCGCTTACGGAGCGGCGTACGCGTTGTACAGCGTCGCGTACACGAACGGCCTGTTGGTCGCGCCTCTGCTCGCGGGAATCGGCGCCGACGTCATCGGCTTCACCGGCATCCTGCTGACCGCCGCGGTGCTCGCCGTGGCGCTGGCACTCGTCCTGCGCCCGGCGAGCCGACAGGGCTAG
- the hppD gene encoding 4-hydroxyphenylpyruvate dioxygenase, translating into MTETLDQGKPMDDVSFDQLRQLVGLVDYDSSSDPFPVKAMDAVVFVVGNATQTALFYQFAFGMEQVAYSGPETGNRDHKSYVLKSGSARFVINGGVSPESPLLDHHRAHGDGVVDLALEVGDVDRCVEHARSQGATVLDEPHDVSDEHGTVRIAAIAAYGETRHTLIDRSRYTGPYLPGYVAKAGAYRKPEGAPKRLFQAVDHCVGNVELGKMDYWVEFYNRVMGFVNMAEFIGDDIATDYSALMSKVVANGNHRVKFPLNEPAVAQRKSQIDEYLEFYGGPGCQHIALATNDILSTVDAMRAAGVEFLDTPDSYYDDPELRARIGEVRVPIEELKSRKILVDRDEDGYLLQIFTKPTGDRPTVFYEMIERHGSLGFGKGNFKALFEAIEREQERRGNL; encoded by the coding sequence ATGACCGAGACTCTCGACCAGGGCAAGCCCATGGACGACGTGAGCTTCGACCAGCTGCGCCAGCTGGTCGGGCTGGTGGACTACGACTCCTCCAGCGACCCGTTCCCGGTCAAGGCGATGGACGCGGTGGTCTTCGTGGTGGGCAACGCCACCCAGACCGCGCTCTTCTACCAGTTCGCCTTCGGCATGGAACAGGTCGCGTACTCGGGCCCGGAGACCGGCAACCGCGACCACAAGTCCTACGTGCTCAAGTCCGGCTCGGCCCGCTTCGTGATCAACGGCGGCGTGTCCCCGGAGAGCCCGCTGCTGGACCACCACCGCGCGCACGGCGACGGCGTGGTGGACCTCGCGCTGGAGGTCGGCGACGTGGACCGTTGCGTCGAGCACGCGCGGTCCCAGGGCGCCACCGTCCTCGACGAGCCGCACGACGTCTCCGACGAGCACGGGACCGTGCGCATCGCGGCCATCGCGGCCTACGGCGAGACCCGGCACACCCTGATCGACCGCTCCCGCTACACCGGCCCCTACCTCCCCGGCTACGTGGCCAAGGCGGGTGCCTACCGCAAGCCCGAGGGCGCGCCCAAGCGGCTGTTCCAGGCGGTCGACCACTGCGTCGGCAACGTGGAGCTCGGCAAGATGGACTACTGGGTCGAGTTCTACAACCGCGTCATGGGCTTCGTGAACATGGCGGAGTTCATCGGCGACGACATCGCCACCGACTACTCCGCGCTGATGAGCAAGGTCGTCGCCAACGGCAACCACCGGGTCAAGTTCCCGCTGAACGAGCCCGCGGTGGCGCAGCGCAAGTCGCAGATCGACGAGTACCTGGAGTTCTACGGCGGCCCCGGCTGCCAGCACATCGCGCTCGCCACCAACGACATCCTGTCCACCGTGGACGCCATGCGGGCGGCGGGCGTGGAGTTCCTGGACACCCCGGACTCCTACTACGACGACCCGGAGCTGCGCGCCCGCATCGGCGAGGTCCGCGTGCCGATCGAGGAGCTGAAGAGCCGCAAGATCCTGGTGGACCGGGACGAGGACGGTTACCTGCTGCAGATCTTCACCAAGCCGACCGGTGACCGGCCGACCGTGTTCTACGAGATGATCGAACGGCACGGTTCGCTCGGCTTCGGCAAGGGCAACTTCAAGGCGTTGTTCGAGGCTATTGAGCGTGAGCAGGAGCGCCGAGGCAATCTCTAG